The window CGCCGTACCGATCAGCCCAGCAGCGACCAGCCCAGCAGCGACCAGCCCCGCACCGGCCAGCGCGACAAGGAGCAACCATGAGCATCGAGGTCACCGGGGTCGGCAAGCGCTACGGCGACTTCGTCGCGCTGGACGACGTGTCGGTCTCCATCCCCACCGGCCAGCTCACCGCGTTGCTGGGTCCCAGCGGCGGCGGGAAGTCCACGCTGCTGCGCATCATCGCCGGACTTGAGGACGCCGACCACGGCACCATCGCGATCGAGGGCCGCGACGCGACCAAGGTGCCGGCTCGCAAGCGCAACGTCGGCTTCGTCTTCCAGCACTACGCGGCCTTCAAGCACATGTCCGTCGCCCGCAACGTCGCGTTCGGCCTGGAGATCCGCAAAGCGCCCAAGGCCGAGATCCGCGAGCGCGTGCAGGAGTTGCTGACACTCGTCCACCTGCAGCAGTTCGCCGACCGGCTGCCCGCGCAGTTGTCCGGTGGCCAGCGGCAGCGGATGGCGCTCGCCCGCGCGCTCGCTGTACAGCCCACCGTGCTGCTGCTGGACGAACCGTTCGGCGCGCTGGACGCCAAGGTGCGCAAGGAACTGCGCGAGTGGCTGCGCCACCTGCACGACGAGATCCCGGTCACGACCGTCTTCGTGACGCACGACCAGGAGGAGGCCATCGAGGTCGCGGACGAGATCGTCGTGATCAACGAAGGCAGGATCGAGCAGGTCGGCAGTCCCGATCAGCTCTACGACGAACCCGCCAACTTCTTCGTCATGAGCTTCCTGGGCGCCGTCACCCGGCTCGACGGTCATCTCGTGCGACCGCACGACGTCGAGGTTCATCCGTCGCCGGTGCCGGACGCCCTACCCGGGCGGGTGGTCCGGGCGGTCCGGGTGGGCTTCGAGATGCGCTTCGACGTCGAGGTGGCCGGTGACGTCGTCCAGGTCGTCATGACCCGCGCCGAGGCGAGGGCGGCGGCGCTGGGCGACGGCTCCGCGGTCTGGCTGCGTGCCGCGGCCGGCTCGGTGACCATGCCGGTCCCGCCGGTGGCCACACCGGTCGAGGCGCTCGCCCCAGTTCCCGCCTGAGCGCGCCGCGGCAGGCAACGGTCGGTAGACCAGCCTGCAGCGGTCCGGCCAGCCGCCCGCTAAGACGAAGCCGACGGCACCGTGAGGACCAGCGCGATGCCCTGGCCGCCACCGCCGCAGAGCGCAGCGACTCCGGTGCCACCGCCGCGGCGGCCGAGCTCGAGGGCCAGGTGCAGCGCAACCCGCGCGCCGGACATGCCGACCGGATGGCCCAGCGCGATGGCGCCGCCGTTGACGTTCACGATGGACGGGTCGACGCCCAGCGCACGGGTGGAGGCGATACCCACCGCAGCGAACGCCTCGTTGATCTCCAGCAGATCGAGGTCGGCGACGTCGATCCCCTGCTTGGCGCACGCCTGGCGGGTCGCCTCTGCCGGCTGCTCCTGCAGCGAGTTGTCCGGACCCGCGACACTGCCGTGCGCGCCGATCTCGGCCAGCCACGGCAGGCCCAGCGATTCGGCCTTGGCCTTGCTCATCACCACCACGGCGCACGCGCCGTCGGAGATCTGCGACGCCGAGCCGGCGGTGATGGTGCCGTCGGCGGCGAAGGCGGGCTTCAGCCTGGCGAGCGACTCGACAGTGGTGTCCGCACGGACTCCCTCGTCGTGGGAGAACACGATCGGTTCGCCCCGCCGCTGCGGCACCGACACCGGCACGATCTCCGCGTCGAACAGGCCGTTCTTGGCGGCCGCGGCGGCCCGCTGGTGGGAGGCAGCCGCGAACTCGTCCTGCTCCTCGCGAGTGAAGCGGTGACGCTCGCGATTGACCCGATCGGTCAGCGCGCCCATAGCCACCCCGTCGAAGGTGTCGTCGAGCCCGTCGTAGTTCATCGCGTCGACCAGGGCGGCGTCGCCATACTTCGTGCCCTCCCGCGAGTTCAGCAGCAGGTGCGGCGTGTTGCTCATCGACTCCATGCCGCCGGCGACCACCACGTCGCATTCTCCAGCGCGGATCAACTGGTCGGCCAGCGCGATGGTCTCCAGGCCCGACAGACAGACCCGGTTGACCAGCATGGAGGGCACGGTCAGCGGCAGCCCGCCGAGGACGCCGGCCTTACGGGCGGGCATCTGGCCGGCACCGGCCT of the Actinomycetota bacterium genome contains:
- a CDS encoding acetyl-CoA C-acetyltransferase: MSGTVIVNGARTPIGKLLGSLKGKSALELGGIAIAAALERSGVAADQVDRLIMGQVLQAGAGQMPARKAGVLGGLPLTVPSMLVNRVCLSGLETIALADQLIRAGECDVVVAGGMESMSNTPHLLLNSREGTKYGDAALVDAMNYDGLDDTFDGVAMGALTDRVNRERHRFTREEQDEFAAASHQRAAAAAKNGLFDAEIVPVSVPQRRGEPIVFSHDEGVRADTTVESLARLKPAFAADGTITAGSASQISDGACAVVVMSKAKAESLGLPWLAEIGAHGSVAGPDNSLQEQPAEATRQACAKQGIDVADLDLLEINEAFAAVGIASTRALGVDPSIVNVNGGAIALGHPVGMSGARVALHLALELGRRGGGTGVAALCGGGGQGIALVLTVPSASS
- the cysA gene encoding sulfate ABC transporter ATP-binding protein, translated to MSIEVTGVGKRYGDFVALDDVSVSIPTGQLTALLGPSGGGKSTLLRIIAGLEDADHGTIAIEGRDATKVPARKRNVGFVFQHYAAFKHMSVARNVAFGLEIRKAPKAEIRERVQELLTLVHLQQFADRLPAQLSGGQRQRMALARALAVQPTVLLLDEPFGALDAKVRKELREWLRHLHDEIPVTTVFVTHDQEEAIEVADEIVVINEGRIEQVGSPDQLYDEPANFFVMSFLGAVTRLDGHLVRPHDVEVHPSPVPDALPGRVVRAVRVGFEMRFDVEVAGDVVQVVMTRAEARAAALGDGSAVWLRAAAGSVTMPVPPVATPVEALAPVPA